The Pseudomonadota bacterium DNA window GGCAGAGGATAATGAATACGATTGTCGAAGTTATTCCTCAACGGTGTACGCTTAAAAGTGTTACCGTAAAGGACTTGGCCGGACTTGGCCATGCCTTCATGTTCTGGGGTTTCAGTTGTTTCTTGACAAGCTATATAGTCTTCATCGGTCTTGCAGAAGGTTTCGGTCTGTACCCTTATATTATGGGCGGAACCTTTGAGGAGGTTTATTTTTCCATACTGGATTTTGCCGGTTTATTCGTCATCATAGCTATAGTATGGGCAGCTATCAGACGTTTTATAGTAAGACCGGAAAGACTGGAGATGAGTGTCGAGGCAGGAGTTATTATGCTTATGGTCTTCGGACTTATGGCACTACATTTTATAATAGAGGGTTTTGATTTTGCAGCCTTAGGGGAAACATCCGGATTGCCACCTCTGTCGAAGGCAATCGCTCGCTATCTTGCAGATACAGGAATTTCGAAAGACACAATGCTTGCTATTTCTCATTGGGCATGGTGGATTCACTACGCATTGATCCTTGGCTTCGCAATTTATATCCCGCGCTCAAAGCACCTCCATGTTCTCGCCTCTGCCTTTAATGTTTTCTTCAGACCACTTGGTTCCAAAGTGGTGCTCGAGCCAATCTCTATGGAAGCTCTTGAAGCTCTTGAAAACGGCGATGAGTCAGTGTCACTCGGTGTATCGAAGATTCAGGACTTTAAATGGAAAGATTTGCTCGACCTTTATGCCTGTGCTGTCTGCGGTCGGTGCCATGTCAATTGCCCTGCCCACGTTAGCGGCAAATCTCTCTCGCCCAAAGAGGTCATTCATGACCTGAAAGAACATATGCTTGAGGTAGCCCCTGGATTGCTTGCCGGTAATGCAGAATCATCTACAGAAAGCCAGGGTAAGAGTCTGATTGGCGATGTGGTAGATGAAGATAAGATCTGGGCCTGTACTACCTGTGGCGCCTGCCAGGAGGTTTGTCCGGTTGGCATAGAGCATATACGCAAGATAATCCAAATGAGGCAAAATCTGATGCTGGTGCAAAACAAGATGCCGGAAAGCGCCCAGCTTATGCTGAGGAATATGCAGACAAGAGGAAATCCATGGGCCGGAGCTCAGTCGTTAAGGTTAAGAGGCGATTGGACAAACGACATGGAACTGAAAATATTGGGTGAATGCGAAGAAAACCCCAGCACACTGTTCTGGGTAGGCTGTACCGGGGCTCTTATTGATCGTAATGTCTCAGCTACTCTTTCTTTAACAAAGGTGCTGAAGGCAGCCGGAGTCGATTTCTGTGTATTAGGTGAGGCAGAGACTTGCTGCGGTGATCCGGCAAGAAGGGCAGGCTCTGAAATCCAGTTCCAACTCTCAGCAGAAGAAAACATTGAAACGTTGAAAAACTACAACATTAAAGAAGTCATTACTTCATGCCCACACTGCTATAACACATTAAAAAATGAGTATCCTCAGTATGGCGCTGATTTCAAGGTAGTTCACTACACCGAACTTCTTGCTGATTTAATAAGGCAGGGCAAATTGAAACTTACCAACGATGTGGATTCGGTCATCGCATACCATGACCCTTGCTATTTAAGCCGTTATAATGAAATTTATCAGGAGCCGCGTCAGATAATACAGAATATGCCGAAGGCCAGATTTAAAGAAATGGAACGCTCAAAAACAAATACATTTTGCTGCGGCGGCGGCGGCGGACATATGTGGATAGAAGAACAGCACGGCACAACAAAAATTAATCATGTGCGAATGGATGAAGTTATCGAGACTGGGGTCGATATGGTCTTGACTTCATGCCCTTATTGTCTGCAAATGCTTGAGGAGGGCATTGAACAGAAAGGTGTGAAAGATTCATTGAAGGCAAAAGACCTTGCTGAGGTAGTTGAAGCGGCAATGAAACAATCTTAATCAGGAAAGGAGATTATATGAATATTATCGTTTGTGTTAAACAAGTACTTGACCCTGAAATACCACCGGCCAAATTCAAGATTGATCCCGAAACAAAACAGGTAGTACCCCCTGCAGGAGTGCCCCCTGTAATCAGCGTTTACGATGAAAGAGCATTGGAAGGAGCATGCAGGCTCAAGGATAAGAACAAAGGCAAGATAACCGTGATAAGCGTGGGGGCGGAAAAAGCTGCTGATGTGATAAAACATGCCATATCCATGGGTGCTGACGATGGATTTGTTCTCAGCGATCCGGCCTTCGAAAACCTGGATAGCTTTGGTATTGCCTATGTTCTTTCGAAGGCTATACAGAAGATTGGCGGGTATGATCTGGTTTTGTGCGGCAGACAGGCCGCTGACTGGGGGGCAGGTCAGGTTGGCTCAATTCTTGCCGAAATACTTGGCATCCCTGTTGTTACTCTTGCCTGTGATATTGAGGCAGCAGACACGAGTGTCAGAGTAAAGAGGATAGTAAACGATGGCTATGAAATAGTGGAAGCACCTATGCCAAGTCTGGTTACTGTCAGCAGCGAGATTGGTCTGCCTCGTCTCCCCGCTGGAATGCGCCTTATGATGGCTCGTAAAAAACAGATTCCGGTCTGGAAGGCGCAGGATATTGGCGCTGAATCCTCACAGATGGATAAGGGTAATGCCCATACAGAGATCACAGGGCTATCTGTGCCGACAAGGAAAACCGAGTGTGAGATGATTACCGGTGCTACCCTAAGCGAAGCCGCAATCAACCTGGTTTCGAAGCTTGCAAATCTGACATAACGAATGGAGGATATTCAATGGATAATTATAAAGGTGTTTTAGTTTGTGGCGAAATCGCTGAAGGGCAATTAGCGCCAATCACGATAGAGCTCCTTGGAGTTGGAAGAAAGCTTGCCGACGAACTGGGAGAGGGATTAAGTATTTTATTAATGGGTAGCAAATCGGGTAGTCTGGGTCAGGAGGCAATCGCCTATGGAGCAGATAATGTTTATACTGTCGAAGACAGCATCCTTGATACATATAATTCCGATGCCTACACACAGGTAGCGGCTGACCTTTGCAAGAAAGTGCTTCCTTCAATAATGCTTTTTGGCCATACCGATATCGGTTGTGATTTGTCCCCGAGACTAAATGGTCGCTTAGGAGGCGGACTTTCTATGGAATGTATGGCGTTATCTATTGATCCGGCGACTAAGTTGCTGGTTTCGACAAGACCTGTCTTTGGTGGTAACGCACTCGCCACGATGGTATCAAAGTCTGCACGCCCTCAGATGGCTACCATGAGAGCAAAAATAGTGCCGCCTGCAGAGCGCAATGATGCCCGGCAAGGTAAGGTCATTCCTGTAGAAGACAAGATCGACGCTTCGGCGATTAAGGTCAAGGTTATCGAACGGATAAAAGAAGAAGTTGAAGGGGTGAAGCTGGAAGATGCTGAATTCGTTGTTGCCGGTGGACGCGGTATGGGTACAGCTCAAGACTTTGCGAAACTCCGTGAACTTGCAGATATTCTTGGAGGTGCTGTTGGTGGTACAAGGGTTGCATGTGACGAAGGTTGGGCGCCTGCGCCGCTTCAGATAGGACAGAGCGGAAAGGTAGTCAGCCCAAAACTATACATAGCCGTAGGTCTCTCTGGCGCCATGGCACATATTGCCGGCTGCTTGGGATCAAAGTGCATTGTGGCTATAAATAAGGATAAAGAGGCTAACATCTTCAACGTAGCGCACTTCGGTATCGTCGGGGATTGGAAAGAAGTATTACCTGCTATGACCGCGAAATTCAAGGAGCTAAAAGCAGGATAAGATAAGGATTTGTTATAAGAACCCTGGGGGATAGTTGGGGACATCCTGATAGTCCTCCTGTCCCCTTTTCAGCGTCAGAGAAATAGGCGACGATTAATCCTCTTCCAGGATGGAATCAAAATATTGGTTCGCCTGTACCGTCACTAAATTCACCACCCCGGGTTTTGCCGTCAGTTTATTTTACTGTCCTGTATCCACCCGGTTTGGTTTAAGATGGTTTCGAATAATTCAAATTGTTCTTCGAGACGGGCAAATAATTCAAAGGCATGGTCGAGATCAACCCTTTTCCCTGCATTCTCAATCTCATAGGCAACTGCCCGTATAGCCCCCGCCTCCACATTGGCCGCAGCGCCCTTGATAGTGTGCGCCTGCCGCGCAATACCGAGGGCATCTCTGGTGTTGAGATGTTCCCTTAAAGAACCCATCTCCTTTTGAATATCATCTAAGAATAAGGCAAGTATTTCCCGGCACAGGTCTCTATCGCCCATGAATCTTTCAATCAGCGCCATTTCATTGAAAACCTCTTTTATCTCTTCCTGGTTATGGGCAACTACCGGTCCTTCAGTCACCGATATGGATTCTGTCTTGCCGGCAGCGGCTTTACCACCCAATATCCGGGCTAAAACCTCTTCTATTTCTTTCGGCTGCAACGGTTTGGCAATGTGTTCATTCATGCCCGCTTTAATGCACTTCTCCCTGTCCTCTTTTGTGGCATGGGCAGTTATGGCTACAATAGGTATGCCATGATTAAGCACATGAGAATCATCTTTACGGATCAACATGGTAGCCTCATAACCGTCCATTTTAGGCATCTGACAGTCCATCAGGACCAGATCATACTGCATGTTCTCGAGGACATTGACCGCTTCAGCGCCATTCTTTACAGCGTCGACCTGGTAACCGAGTTTCTTCAGCATAACAATGGTGACTATCCGGTTGATCGGGCTATCTTCGGCTAAGAGAATTCTTACCTGACTTTTCCATGATTCTGCAACGGCGTGCTTGACAATAAGATTGTCTGTTGAGGCATCGGAACTTATTTGCCGGTCCCGAAGTTCATTTTCGTCATTATCTATTGGAGCGGCTGACATAGATTGTTCAAGCTTTGCAAGGGCAATGAATGTGTTCTCGTTCTCCTGGAGATATTTTGTGAGTGCTTCCCTCATAAAGAAGCTTTTGGACTTGCTGGTGATTATAACAAGATTATCAAGGCGGTCTTCAAGATCTTTGGGCAGTTTCAGACTTATCATGTTTTGCCGGACACCTCCCTGTAGTAGAACCACGTAATGCCGCGTCCAGGGCCATAAACCCCGGTGTTTTATCCATGGCTGCAAACAGAAGTTTTTATAACCTTTATTCCACCTGTTTTCCGCCTAACTGTCAGGCGAAATAAGAACGGAGTTTGCTTAAAAAATAATCCATGAAGCAGATTCTTTGTGTTCTATGATTTGATCCAACCATGGATTTATCTATTCAAAGGAGAAGTCTACATATAATATTTCTTCATGACCGTCATTTACCTGGAAATGGAATGGTAATGATACTATGGGCAATGCACATATAAAATGCAACTCCACGTTTCTTCCGACAACAACCGTAGGGATCGCCGCCCTCAGGTTGACTTGAGCCTTCTCAAGCTCTTTTCGTGCCTGCCCTGAGGTAATATTGGTAAGCTCTCCGATTGCGTCAATAACCTCTGCGTCCAAATCATCGTGACTTTCGCCCATAAGCGCCTGGTAAATGAACAAAGCACCCTCTTTCGTGAAGCTTATGCAGATCGTTCCTTTTGCGTCCCCGACAAGCCCCATAATGCCTGTTACATCGCCGGTTGAAATCCGTGTATTCCTGAGAATGGGTTTGTTCATTTTAAGATCAATGTTGAGCATGGTTTTAAATACCGATGTAGTGGCTATAACAAAGGGGTTAATGTATTCTACGTGCATCCGGACCTCCTATACATGATTGTTGCCCCAACCCCTATTACTTTCTCTCGATAATACTTTTCATCGAAGCACGGCAACATGATCAATTACTCTTTTTATATCGCTCTTTTTTGATAAAACTTAAATAGCTTCTATCCGGAAACTCCGGACGGAAACTAATTATTCCAATTAACGTTCATCATGTCACCATCGTTGGCGGCGTCATCAGCATCCTCGACGTACTGGTTGTACGCCTCCGGTGCCTCGTCCTTGCCGCCTCGGTGCCATTTCGAATGCAGATTGGAATTAGGTTACTAAAGTTTCTCAGCAATTAAACATCTCCCGGGCCCGTAAATACCGTCTTCAGCCCCTCAAACTCCATCTCCAATTTTTTAATGAGTGTACCGGCCTGACTTATATCCTTGCTGTTTCCTGCAGTTTCTAATTCAAAGGCAATGTTCTTCAGAGACCTTGCCTCTATGTTTGCCGCAGCGCCCTTCATAGCATGGGCCTGCCGTTCCAGTGCATAGGCATTATCCTGAGACAGGGCGTCCTTTAAACCGGCCAACTGGTTCGGAAAATCAGCCATAAACACATCAACGATCTCTTTCATAAGTTCTTCGTCGCCATCAAGACGTTCAAGAAATGCCGATCTGTCAAAGATAAATTTATGAACCGGCTTTGTTTCGAATATTGGTTTTTGTCTTGATGATTGTAAAGTTGACAGGCAACGCTCTATTGCAGCAACAAGTTCTTTCGGCTGGATAGGTTTTGAGACATAGTCATCCATGCCTGCCTCTATGCAACGCTCTTTGTCCCCTTTCAAGGCATGGGCTGTCATGGCAATAATCGGCATATGGGTTCCATTCAATTTTTCCTTGTTGCGAATAATGCCCGTTGCCTCGAATCCGTCCATTTCCGGCATCTGGACATCCATCAGCACAAGATTATAAGGGATCATATCAACAGCTACGACTGCCTCTTTTCCATTCGCGACCACATCCGCCCTGTATCCTAATTTCTCAAGGATACGCACTGCAACCTTCTGGTTAGTGGCATTGTCTTCAGCAACAAGGATTTTTACCATGCGCTTCGCATCTTCACGGATGGAGTGTTTTGTTATAAAAGGCGCAGGTTCTTTCTTTTCTGTTACCTGCCGCCCGCAAATAATTGTTGCAAGACAGTTGAACAGTTGTGTCGATTTCACAGGCTTCGTAAGGTAGGCAGCGAAACCTATTTCCTTTGAACGGGCAGCATCCCCGCGCTGACCGCCCGATGTTAACATCACAAGGATTATGTCTTTTACATCATCATCCTCTTTAATAATACGACCCAGAGTTTCTCCGTCCATACCCGGCATGAGCATGTCAATAATGGCAATATCAAAGGGATCGTTATTGGATTTTGCCTGCCGCAATTGCCGGAGCGCTTCAATGCCGCTTGAAGTCAGAATACACCGGCAACCCCAGGAGTATAGATAGGCTTTTAAAACACGTTGATTCGTATCATTATCATCCACTACAAGTACATGAATGCCTTTTATATCCTCACGGGTCCGGGCTTCAGATTCAGGAGTCGTCTGTTGTTTTTCCAGAACTATTGTAAACAGGAATTTTGAACCTTTACCTTCTATGCTCTCAACACTGATATTGCCGCCCATCATTTCCACAAGGTGTTTGGAAATGGCAAGGCCCAGGCCTGTGCCGCCGTATTTTCTTGTTGTAGACGCATCCACCTGTGAAAAAGACTTAAAAAGACGGTCCATATTTTCGGCAGAGATTCCTATGCCTGTATCCGCTACGGTAAAAAGAACCTTCGCATGGCTGTCGCTCTCTTCTTCAAGCGTTGCACAGACAGAAATCTCGCCTTTTTCAGTGAATTTGATGGCATTATAAGCAAGATTCATCAATATCTGACGTATTCTTCCCGGATCACCGCGCACAAAAGACGGGACCTCCGGGTCTACCATAAAGATACATTCAAGACCTTTATCGTGCGCTCGCAGCGACAGCATATCGGCCACTTCCTCTACCGAGGTTCTAATATCAAAATCGATAACCTCAAGATCGAGTTTCCCTGCCTCAACCTTCGAAAAATCAAGGATATCGTTCACTACCGCCAATAAAGTATTTGCAGAATTCACTACAGTCTCTGCAAAATCCCTTTGCTCGGCATCCAGGTTTGTGTCGAGAAGCAACCCTGCCATACCGACTACCCCGTTCAAAGGCGTCCGTATCTCATGGCTCATATTGGCAAGGAACTCGCTCTTTGCCTTGTTGGCTGATTCGGCTATTTCCTTGGCCTTTGTTAAATCTTCATGGGTCTTTACGTTATCGGTGATATCTATGAGGGTACCGATTATTGCCGGTCTACCCTTATAAATTGTCTGTGTGCGCAGGACCTCCACATAAATAACCCTTTTGTCCTTTGTGAGTGCCCTGAACCGGTAGCCCAGGGATTCTGCCCCTTCCTCCATCTTTTTTTTCACGTTCTCTATAAAGAGGGACCAGTCTTCCGGTAATACAAGGTCCTTTGAGTCAACTTTGTTGACTATCTCTTCCACACTGTAACCGTGGATTTCGGCAAACCGGGAGTTTACATACCTGAATGCATTGTCCTGTAAAAGATAGATGCCAACCAATGATTTTTCTGTTAGATCGCGGAACTTGTTTTCAGATTCCTTTAAGGCATTTTCGTGCTGTTTCAGTTCTGACACATCCTCGCAGGTCAATACAGAGCCGCCGTTTCCAAGGAGTACGGATACAAAACTGACGATCTTTTCTGTGCCGTCCTTACAGGTAACGGTAAAAACCTCCGGGGCAAATCTGCCTCCCTCCAGTGTGCCCTTCCGGTCCTCTAACCATGCAGCAATCACCCTGCGCCTGCATTCCTGATCAGGGAAGGCCTTTCTGGACCATGTCCTGCCGTCAGGAATATCACTTTCATCATAGCCGAAAAGCTCCTTAAACTTCGGGTTGATGTATGTAAAAATGCCATCCGGGGCAGTCATCACCATCCCGAAGGGGGCATTTTCCGACAGTGTCTGGAAATTTTCCCTCTCATTCTGTAAGGCTTCTTCCATCATCTTCCGTTGGGTAATGTCTTCGCAGGTCATTATATAATCCCCTGTTCCCAGCAATACAGGTAGAAAATTAATGATCTTTTCGGTTCCGTCCTTACAGGTAACAGTAAAGGTATAAGGGTCTTTTTCGCCTGGTTGCGATTGCGATGATGTCTGGCTGGCCCAGACACTGACTACCTTGTGTCTGTATTCCTGATCAGGGTAGGCCTTTCTGAGCCATGTCCTGCCGTCGGGGATATCGCTTAAATTATAGCCGAAGAGTTTTTGAAACTTCGGATTGAGATATGTAAAAGTACCGTCCCGGGCAATCATCAACATCCCGAAGGGGGCATTTTCCGAGAGCATCCGGAAACGCTCTTCTCCTTCCCGTAATGCTTCCTCCGCATTTTTACGCGCAGTAATATCCCTGCCGTATACAACAATTCTGGCAACTCTTCCGGCAATAGCTACAGGGAAAAAGCCGGTATCATGCCATCCGTCATGGTGTCTGCTTTCAACCTGGACCGGTTGTTGCGCAAGGCAAACCTTGTGTAGTCGTTCCTTTCTTTTTTGTGCAACTTCAGGCGGTAAATTGTCAAACAGTGTAGACCCGATAGCAGTGTCGGGATTCAGACCCAGATATTCAGTGCCGGCTTTGTTGATGGCAAGGATAACCCCCTCAATATCGACTAAAAAAATTCTGTCCGTTGATGCATTGATGATGTCATGAAGCCTGTCCGTGGATTCCAGAAGAGCGTCTTCAGCTTTCTTCCGTTCTGTAATGTCGTTATATATGGCCAGGATTCTATTGGAAACCATCGCCCCCATTTGTTCTACATGGCGTATAGAGCCATCCTTGCAGGTAATGGTAACTTCGATAGGCGTCATTTCTATGCCATGTTTTTGGGCCTCAGTGAGGGAAGTAAATAAAGATGGGAGTGAAGCACAATAGTCAGGATCAGGATATGCCTGACGGCGCCAATCCTGAATAGTGGGAATATCTTCCATTGTGTACCCGAAAAGCTCACGGAACTTGCGGTTGTTATATTCTATATTTCCCTTCAGGTCACCCCAGGAAATAGCCACAGGAGAGGCATCCATGATGGCCAAGAGTTTTTCCTTCTCTTCCTGCAGTTCCTCATGTACCTTCTTACGCTTGGTAATATCGCGAAAGATCGTAGACACTCTGATATTACCGTCTTTGCCTTTGAACGTGTTGGAAGACACCTCGCAGGGGAATCTGGTCCCGTCTTTGCATATATGGTAAATTTCACTTCTGAACATACCTGTTTGTTTTCGTTCCTCTAATGCTACAGCAAGCCGTGGATCCGAGACATCAACAATACCGCCCCGGCCGATCTGACATATTTCTTCTTCGCTTCGCCCAAGCATGCGACAGGCTGCGGCATTGGCGGCAAAGATCTTTCCGTCAGGCATTGTCAGGAGAATTCCATCGGCGCTATTATCATAGAGCGACCGGAAAAGTTCTTCGCCTTCCCATAATAATGCTTCCGCCTCCTTACGCTCGGTAATATCCTTCACCATGCCTTCATAACGGATTATATTCCCGCTATTATCATGGACAGATTTGTTGGATACGGAAACCCAGAATTTGCTTTTGTCCTTCCTGTATCGTTGTGATTCAAAATCTCCTATGCTCCCGCGGATTTCAAGGAGCTCTATATACCGCTGGCAATCAGCGGGGTTCACATAGGTCTGCTCTGCGGTATCCGTAATAGACGTCATCATTTCTTCCGGCGAGGCATAACCGAAAAGCTTTGCCATGGCCGGGTTGACATTGATATATCGGCCTTCAGGTGTACTCTGGTAGATCCCGAAGACAGCGTTTTCAAAGATATTTCTGAAATTTTCTTCAGCCTTTTTTAGCTCTATTTCTGCATGTTTACGCTCTGTTATGTCTTCAATGGAGCCTTCATAATACAGTATATCACCATTGTCATTGCGAACAGTCCTTGCGTTAATGGAAGCCCACATTGCGCCCCCGTCTTTCCGGCGAAGCTGTGTTTCAAAGCCCTTTATGAAGCCCTCTTTTGCCATCGTCTCTGCGTATTTTGTACGGTCTTCGGGGTTCACATAGTGTTGTCTTGCCATGTCTGTAAATGCTTTAATGACCTCTTCGGGCGAGTCAAAACCCATCATCCGGGCCTGAGCCGGATTGACGCTGAGAACCCGTCCATCCGGCGTGGTCTGGAAGATGCCCTCTATAGCGTTCTCAAAGATGCCTCTGTATTTTTGTTCACTTTTCTTCAATGCCTCCTCGGCCTCTTTCTGCTCTGTAATTTCCTTGGCAAAGATCGCAATTTTATCAACCTCTCCAGCATCGTTGAGCACCGGGTAGAAGTATACGTCATAGTATCTGTTGCTGTGCATGTCTTCAAGATGAACAAGCTGCTTTGTCCTCACTGCCTCTTCTATACGCGTATCCCTTTCTCTGTGTATGTCATTAGAAAGGAAGTTGACAAGAGATGTGCCTATCAGTTTGTCGGGAGTAGTGCCGAACCTTTGAGCCCCTGCCCTGTTTATATTAAGGACAATCCGTTCCCTGTCAATAAGGATAGCAGTCTCAGGTGTGGCATCGAGCAGCACCCTTATGGTCTTCTCGCTGTCCCGCAATCTGTTCTCGGCTTGTTTAAGATCCGTAATGTCTTCCCCTGAACTCAGCGTTCCCGTAATAATGCCCGAGTCGTCCTTTGTAACCGTATTGTGCCAGGAGATGATCCTCTCCTCACCGTTCTTCACCAGTACCGGCCCTTCAGCATATTCAACATTATCAATACGGCCGGACATCAATCTGTTAAACACCGCCCTTACCTCTGCCCTCATCCTTTCAGGGACGAAGGTATCAAACCAGTTTTTTCCTATGATGTCCTCTTTTGTATATCCCAGCACCTGACAGCCCTTCTGGTTGATAAGGGTCACCTTTTGGGAAGCATCTATGGCAACGAACATGACGCCTGCAATATCGAGGTATTTCCGGGCCAGATTCCTCTCTCTTTGAAGCATCTCTTCCGGTATTTCCTGCGGCACAATCGTATCTGTTCCATCAACTGTTGAGAGGTTGGTATCCGAACTCTTTGTCTCTTTCTGCAAAGTCATATTTTACCCCTTATCCTGCTTTCTTATATTGTGATAGTTTAAAATATATTACCTGTCAACTGCGATCTGGTGAGCTTATATTCTTTAATAATACTCTTTGAAATTAAAGGGTATATCTTTAATTGGCCCTTGTTTTGCCTCTTCAGTACTGTATACAAACCAGCCTTATACGGAAATTTTCATCAAGCCAATTAAAGCGTTATTAACCCTTCTTCGAGATTTTACTTGCCCTGGCATAGGCAAGGACAGCCTTCACATAATTATCACAGTGGTTGTAAGCCCATACAGCTTTTCTATGCTTGTCCGGGCTGCCTTTTTCCCAGCCGTGCGCCTTCAAATAGCTTGCAATACTTGCCATAGCGTCATGAAAATTGAATAAATCAATCTCGCCGTCGCCATTGCCGTCAACGGCATAGCGCAAATATGACGACGGGATAAACTGGCACAGACCAAAGGCTCCGGCCCATGAGCCTTTGATAGAAAAAGGGTCTTTGCTACTGTTTTTGCAAAGTATCAGGAGGTTTATCAGCTCTTCCGTTGCCCATTCGGAACGACGGTTTTCAAATACAGACATAGTGAGAAGACTGTTGAATACGAGATAATTGCCCCTTGCATTTCCAAGATTGGTTTCTACTCTGTAAATGGCAACAAGTACTTCTTTTTCAACGCCGAACCGGTCTTCTATCTCTTTGAAGGCAGCTCTATGTTCTTTTAAAACCTTCTGGCCTCTCATAATGGATTTCTTGTTAAGAAGGCCGAATTTCCGGCTCATATAGTTAAACCCCTTCCCGCTTCTGTTCAGCATCTCAGGGTATAGTTTTATACGTGTATCTGAAAAAATCTGACGGATTTCGTCATCACTGAACCCGTTGTCTTTAAGCTTTTGAGAGATGATTTCCTTTTTTGATGCAAAATCAGGCGGTATCCATTCTGATGCGTATGAGTTGACAGCAATTAAAGCAATAAGGAGAGCAAATATTGTTAAATATTTCAAGAGAACCTCCCCTGGTTTTTTCTAAAGGTCTCTATACTTTTTCATAGAGCCCTTTGCCTTCTCTACCGGGTACTTTTTTCCGTTCTTCTCTATCTTCTTTTTTGCCGACTCGATAATATCTATTCCGAGGTCATTTGCCAGCATAACCAGGTAATTGAATATATCGGAAAGTTCTTCAGCTATCTCATGCTTTTTTTTAAAGGTAAGTTCTTCGTTCTCCTTCCGCCACTGGAAGTGTTCGAGAAGTTCCGCAGCCTCAATTGAGATTGATATGGCAAGATTTTTCGGTGAATGAAATTGTTCCCAGTCCCGCTCCTCGCGGAATTTAAGGAGCATTTCGGAAACTTCCTTAATGCTGTCGTCTGATACAGGCGCCATTAATTTTTAATTTACACCATTTTGCTTTTTTGTCAAAGAAAATCGTCACAATACTAA harbors:
- a CDS encoding (Fe-S)-binding protein, whose protein sequence is MSPVSATYFGISGYVIFWVMFIIAISLFAQRAYFLFRVMCLGKRENRFDNIGQRIMNTIVEVIPQRCTLKSVTVKDLAGLGHAFMFWGFSCFLTSYIVFIGLAEGFGLYPYIMGGTFEEVYFSILDFAGLFVIIAIVWAAIRRFIVRPERLEMSVEAGVIMLMVFGLMALHFIIEGFDFAALGETSGLPPLSKAIARYLADTGISKDTMLAISHWAWWIHYALILGFAIYIPRSKHLHVLASAFNVFFRPLGSKVVLEPISMEALEALENGDESVSLGVSKIQDFKWKDLLDLYACAVCGRCHVNCPAHVSGKSLSPKEVIHDLKEHMLEVAPGLLAGNAESSTESQGKSLIGDVVDEDKIWACTTCGACQEVCPVGIEHIRKIIQMRQNLMLVQNKMPESAQLMLRNMQTRGNPWAGAQSLRLRGDWTNDMELKILGECEENPSTLFWVGCTGALIDRNVSATLSLTKVLKAAGVDFCVLGEAETCCGDPARRAGSEIQFQLSAEENIETLKNYNIKEVITSCPHCYNTLKNEYPQYGADFKVVHYTELLADLIRQGKLKLTNDVDSVIAYHDPCYLSRYNEIYQEPRQIIQNMPKARFKEMERSKTNTFCCGGGGGHMWIEEQHGTTKINHVRMDEVIETGVDMVLTSCPYCLQMLEEGIEQKGVKDSLKAKDLAEVVEAAMKQS
- a CDS encoding electron transfer flavoprotein subunit beta/FixA family protein; this encodes MNIIVCVKQVLDPEIPPAKFKIDPETKQVVPPAGVPPVISVYDERALEGACRLKDKNKGKITVISVGAEKAADVIKHAISMGADDGFVLSDPAFENLDSFGIAYVLSKAIQKIGGYDLVLCGRQAADWGAGQVGSILAEILGIPVVTLACDIEAADTSVRVKRIVNDGYEIVEAPMPSLVTVSSEIGLPRLPAGMRLMMARKKQIPVWKAQDIGAESSQMDKGNAHTEITGLSVPTRKTECEMITGATLSEAAINLVSKLANLT
- a CDS encoding electron transfer flavoprotein subunit alpha/FixB family protein, with the translated sequence MDNYKGVLVCGEIAEGQLAPITIELLGVGRKLADELGEGLSILLMGSKSGSLGQEAIAYGADNVYTVEDSILDTYNSDAYTQVAADLCKKVLPSIMLFGHTDIGCDLSPRLNGRLGGGLSMECMALSIDPATKLLVSTRPVFGGNALATMVSKSARPQMATMRAKIVPPAERNDARQGKVIPVEDKIDASAIKVKVIERIKEEVEGVKLEDAEFVVAGGRGMGTAQDFAKLRELADILGGAVGGTRVACDEGWAPAPLQIGQSGKVVSPKLYIAVGLSGAMAHIAGCLGSKCIVAINKDKEANIFNVAHFGIVGDWKEVLPAMTAKFKELKAG
- a CDS encoding response regulator, with the translated sequence MISLKLPKDLEDRLDNLVIITSKSKSFFMREALTKYLQENENTFIALAKLEQSMSAAPIDNDENELRDRQISSDASTDNLIVKHAVAESWKSQVRILLAEDSPINRIVTIVMLKKLGYQVDAVKNGAEAVNVLENMQYDLVLMDCQMPKMDGYEATMLIRKDDSHVLNHGIPIVAITAHATKEDREKCIKAGMNEHIAKPLQPKEIEEVLARILGGKAAAGKTESISVTEGPVVAHNQEEIKEVFNEMALIERFMGDRDLCREILALFLDDIQKEMGSLREHLNTRDALGIARQAHTIKGAAANVEAGAIRAVAYEIENAGKRVDLDHAFELFARLEEQFELFETILNQTGWIQDSKIN
- a CDS encoding chemotaxis protein CheX; its protein translation is MHVEYINPFVIATTSVFKTMLNIDLKMNKPILRNTRISTGDVTGIMGLVGDAKGTICISFTKEGALFIYQALMGESHDDLDAEVIDAIGELTNITSGQARKELEKAQVNLRAAIPTVVVGRNVELHFICALPIVSLPFHFQVNDGHEEILYVDFSFE